Proteins from a genomic interval of candidate division KSB1 bacterium:
- a CDS encoding amidase, which translates to MRWQNNKIVLLIGGLFCFLLGAAYQAQEKNPLTREMIAAAESLIGLSFNDAKRDSMLGDLKENLDNFQKLRTLALANSVPPALQFNPVPAGMKFDARRRPQVWSAPAKLAVPANLEALAFASVGELAELIRTRRVTSMQLTQMYLGRLKKYGPKLECVITLTEALALEQARRADAEIAAGNYRGPLHGIPYGAKDLLATKGYKTTWGSVPYKDQMIDADATVIQRLEAAGAVLVAKLTLGELAWGDVWFGGKTRNPWNLEQGSSGSSAGSAAATSAGLVAFAIGTETWGSIVSPSTRCGVTGLRPTYGRVSRAGAMALSWSMDKIGPICRTVEDCALVFNAIIGPDGIDQTVVDLPFNYNAKTTARQLRVGYYQSAFEKDTTNKANNEAVLVKLREAGANLIPIELPDYPVNDMSFLLGVEAAAAFDDLTRSGQDDLLVRQIRNAWPNVFRSSRFVPAVEYIQANRARYLVIQAMEKVMANIDVYVTPSFGGSNLLLTNLTGHPCVVVPNGFDKKGSPTSISFVGRLYGEAATLALAKIYQEATDFHRKHPPLFP; encoded by the coding sequence ATGCGATGGCAAAACAACAAGATCGTTCTTCTGATTGGCGGTTTGTTTTGTTTTCTACTCGGCGCGGCTTATCAGGCGCAGGAAAAAAATCCCCTCACCCGCGAGATGATTGCGGCGGCGGAAAGCTTGATCGGCCTTTCTTTCAACGACGCCAAGCGTGACTCCATGCTCGGCGATTTGAAGGAAAATCTCGACAATTTTCAAAAGCTGCGGACGCTGGCGCTCGCCAACAGCGTGCCGCCGGCGCTGCAATTCAATCCGGTGCCAGCCGGCATGAAATTCGATGCGCGGCGCCGGCCGCAGGTTTGGAGCGCGCCGGCCAAACTGGCGGTGCCGGCGAATCTCGAGGCGCTGGCGTTCGCTTCGGTCGGCGAGCTGGCGGAGCTGATTCGCACCCGCCGGGTGACCTCGATGCAGCTCACGCAAATGTATCTCGGACGATTGAAGAAATACGGCCCGAAGCTGGAATGTGTGATCACGCTCACCGAAGCGCTGGCGCTTGAGCAGGCGCGGCGCGCGGATGCTGAAATCGCCGCCGGCAACTATCGCGGGCCGCTGCACGGCATCCCGTACGGCGCCAAAGATTTGCTCGCCACCAAAGGCTACAAAACGACGTGGGGATCGGTGCCGTACAAAGATCAAATGATCGACGCCGATGCGACCGTGATTCAGCGGCTCGAAGCGGCCGGCGCGGTTTTGGTGGCGAAATTGACGCTCGGCGAATTGGCGTGGGGCGATGTGTGGTTCGGCGGCAAAACGCGCAATCCGTGGAATCTGGAGCAAGGCTCCAGTGGTTCGTCGGCCGGCTCTGCTGCGGCGACCTCTGCCGGGCTGGTGGCGTTTGCCATCGGCACCGAAACCTGGGGCTCGATTGTCTCGCCGTCGACGCGCTGCGGGGTGACGGGATTGCGCCCGACTTACGGCCGCGTGAGCCGCGCCGGCGCAATGGCGCTGAGCTGGTCGATGGATAAAATCGGCCCGATTTGCCGCACGGTGGAAGATTGCGCGCTGGTGTTCAACGCCATCATCGGCCCTGACGGCATCGATCAAACCGTCGTCGATCTGCCGTTCAATTACAACGCCAAAACGACGGCGCGCCAACTGCGCGTCGGCTATTATCAAAGCGCGTTTGAAAAGGACACCACCAACAAAGCCAACAATGAGGCCGTGCTGGTGAAGCTGCGCGAGGCCGGCGCCAATCTCATTCCCATCGAGCTGCCGGATTATCCGGTGAACGACATGTCGTTTCTTCTGGGCGTCGAAGCGGCAGCGGCGTTCGATGATCTCACGCGCTCGGGCCAGGATGACCTCCTCGTCCGGCAGATTCGCAACGCCTGGCCGAATGTGTTTCGTTCGTCGCGCTTCGTTCCGGCGGTGGAATACATTCAGGCCAATCGTGCGCGTTATCTCGTCATTCAGGCGATGGAAAAAGTGATGGCGAACATCGACGTCTACGTGACGCCGTCGTTCGGCGGCAGCAATCTGCTGCTCACCAATTTGACCGGGCATCCGTGCGTCGTCGT
- a CDS encoding 8-oxo-dGTP diphosphatase, whose amino-acid sequence MYTRLDDVDWANWKAQQLATLLFVVRDGQVLLIHKKRGLGAGKINGPGGRLNNGESAMQAAIREVQEELRVTPLGLEYSGELSFQFVDGLSIHVEVFRASDCDGEPQETDEAKPLWAPLDKIPFERMWADDRLWIPLMLARKKFSGRFLFDADTMLGHEIDII is encoded by the coding sequence ATGTATACTCGTTTAGACGACGTCGATTGGGCGAACTGGAAAGCCCAACAGCTCGCGACGCTGCTGTTCGTGGTTCGCGACGGCCAGGTTTTATTGATTCACAAAAAGCGCGGGCTGGGCGCGGGCAAAATCAACGGCCCCGGCGGCCGGCTGAATAATGGCGAGTCCGCCATGCAAGCCGCGATTCGGGAAGTGCAGGAGGAGCTTCGTGTCACGCCGCTGGGCCTCGAATATTCCGGCGAGCTGTCGTTCCAATTTGTCGACGGCCTGTCGATTCACGTCGAAGTGTTTCGCGCCAGCGATTGCGACGGCGAGCCACAGGAGACCGATGAAGCCAAGCCGCTGTGGGCGCCCCTCGACAAAATTCCCTTCGAGCGCATGTGGGCGGACGACCGGCTGTGGATTCCGTTGATGCTAGCGCGCAAAAAGTTTTCCGGACGGTTTTTGTTCGATGCGGATACGATGTTGGGGCATGAAATCGATATAATTTGA
- a CDS encoding aminotransferase class III-fold pyridoxal phosphate-dependent enzyme yields the protein MKPRDYSPLMAQFAAEYAQHAPKSAALHQRAIKCMIDGGSNTLRLLQPFAPRLVSAKGAWVNDEDGNKILDFWQGHHANILGHNPEIVTSALARALSAGWGLQTGFTDRLQIEVAEIICQQTGAERIRFTTTGTLATMYAILLARAFTGRDLTLKVGGGWHGGQPWGLKGVSYRDGFAAMDSAGIPAGLSEQVLITNFNNLEKLHDDFRRHGDKLACFILEPIIGAGGLMPATKEYMQTARELTQKHGVVLILDEVISGFRYRAGTAAALYDVQADLMTLGKAIGGGMPVAALAGRADILSLAGRGGKVKFEGGTYAAHPACMLAGKTYLTYLIENEARIYPNLAALGKKTRQVVTQAFAEAGIHVRFAGDRNEALPANSLHMLLFPYEEGHELITPEEVRNPTICDITLSENVLQLGLLLENVFTMHGLGSTTTAHTEADLQFLGEACRQFAQRVKPYL from the coding sequence ATGAAGCCACGCGATTACTCGCCTCTCATGGCACAATTTGCCGCCGAATACGCCCAGCACGCCCCGAAATCCGCGGCGCTGCACCAGCGCGCGATCAAATGCATGATCGACGGCGGCAGCAATACGTTGCGATTGTTGCAGCCGTTCGCGCCGCGCCTCGTCAGCGCCAAAGGCGCATGGGTAAATGACGAAGATGGAAATAAAATTCTCGATTTTTGGCAGGGGCATCATGCGAATATTTTGGGACACAACCCCGAGATCGTCACCTCGGCTTTGGCGCGCGCGTTGAGCGCGGGCTGGGGTTTGCAAACCGGTTTTACCGATCGGCTGCAAATCGAAGTGGCTGAAATCATCTGCCAACAAACCGGCGCGGAGAGAATTCGTTTCACCACCACCGGCACACTGGCGACGATGTATGCCATCTTGCTCGCGCGCGCTTTCACGGGACGCGATCTGACGCTGAAAGTCGGCGGCGGCTGGCACGGCGGACAGCCCTGGGGTCTCAAAGGCGTCAGCTACCGCGACGGTTTTGCCGCCATGGACAGCGCCGGCATTCCCGCCGGCTTGAGCGAACAAGTGCTCATTACGAATTTCAACAATTTGGAAAAACTTCACGACGACTTTCGGCGACATGGCGATAAACTGGCCTGTTTTATTCTGGAGCCAATCATCGGCGCCGGCGGTTTGATGCCGGCAACGAAAGAATATATGCAGACCGCGCGCGAGCTGACGCAAAAGCACGGCGTCGTGTTGATTCTCGACGAAGTGATTTCCGGCTTTCGTTATCGCGCCGGTACGGCGGCAGCACTTTATGACGTTCAGGCTGATTTGATGACGCTGGGCAAAGCCATCGGCGGCGGCATGCCGGTCGCTGCCCTTGCTGGTCGCGCCGATATTCTGAGCCTGGCCGGACGCGGCGGAAAAGTGAAATTCGAAGGTGGAACGTATGCGGCGCATCCGGCGTGCATGTTGGCCGGGAAAACGTACCTGACCTACTTGATCGAAAACGAAGCGAGGATTTATCCGAACCTTGCCGCGTTGGGCAAGAAGACGCGCCAAGTCGTCACCCAGGCGTTTGCCGAAGCGGGAATTCATGTCCGCTTTGCCGGCGACCGCAACGAGGCCTTGCCCGCCAACTCGCTGCACATGCTGCTCTTTCCTTATGAAGAAGGACATGAGCTGATCACGCCGGAGGAGGTGCGCAATCCGACAATTTGTGACATCACGCTGAGCGAGAACGTTTTGCAGTTGGGTTTGCTGCTGGAAAATGTTTTTACCATGCACGGCTTGGGCTCCACCACGACAGCGCACACGGAAGCCGATCTGCAATTTCTCGGCGAAGCCTGCCGGCAGTTTGCGCAGCGGGTCAAGCCGTATTTGTAA
- the bamA gene encoding outer membrane protein assembly factor BamA, giving the protein MREILYFPSNCRHASFMVKFFFLAAFFLCWGTGNVLAQRQSSFRVLGLSVEGNKTADANFVKLSSGLSLGEQVTSEDIQNAIKQLWKLNLFEDVQVVLDRQAGDGVYLTLKVKEAPRLEKIEYEGNKKLKKKDLEKEVDLFKGQVISPGELAKIRRKLKKAYEKKGYLLAEIETQVEAAADSARVNLQIKIDEGKKVQIKAITFHGNHAFSDGKLRKQLKKTKQDSWLRGGDFDEKKYREDIDKLVQFYRAEGYRDAEFLGDSLYYGPDKKNMFIDIWVNEGAKYYIGDITWEGNKLFPDKLLAAMLGFQSGDLYNATKLQKAVSERLGSLYYDSGYIFATVNPVEKPVDSARVDLHFLITEGNAVTINKIRITGNTKTKEKVIRRELYLRPGDTFSREALMRSQREVFVLNYFADVKPDVQPISDEKVDVSLEVTEKSTDTANMSAGWSERDKLIGSIGLAFNNFRGSGQRLSFDWNFGRFYRSFQIGFTEPWLFDTPTLAGINIFDTKRAEGYGYEFSQRSRGGSIQVGRRLRWPDNYFRTDWIYRLQSVEYGNFVGSLADPETRKRFGFDEGNLISSSITHIFTRNSLNRPEFPTAGSRVSLSTEFSGGPLQGNVGFHKHILQADWFLPTFGGLVWFPNFQMGYMDRLTQNSRIPYLEYFFMGGEGLSNSIPLRGYEDPLRGRLTGADQVMMKFGLELRVPIAPNPTVFGLLFAEAGNTWPNLAATNPFEATHVERGRVLGLRRSIGIGARIFMPLLGIIGFDYAYGFDNLEFDAADRPTGRLQGAWKPHFIFGRSF; this is encoded by the coding sequence ATGAGAGAAATTTTGTATTTTCCGAGCAATTGCCGTCATGCCAGTTTCATGGTGAAGTTCTTTTTTCTTGCGGCATTTTTCCTGTGTTGGGGAACAGGAAATGTGTTGGCGCAGCGCCAAAGCTCGTTTCGAGTATTGGGCCTTTCGGTTGAGGGTAACAAAACGGCGGACGCGAATTTTGTCAAGCTCAGCTCCGGCCTGTCGCTGGGCGAACAGGTGACCAGCGAAGATATTCAAAACGCCATCAAGCAATTATGGAAATTGAATCTGTTTGAGGATGTGCAGGTGGTGCTCGACCGCCAGGCGGGCGACGGTGTTTATCTCACGCTAAAAGTCAAAGAAGCGCCGCGCCTGGAGAAAATCGAATACGAGGGCAATAAAAAGCTGAAGAAGAAGGACCTCGAAAAGGAAGTCGATCTCTTTAAAGGCCAGGTCATTAGTCCGGGCGAGCTGGCCAAGATTCGCCGCAAACTGAAAAAAGCTTATGAGAAAAAAGGCTATTTGCTGGCCGAGATTGAAACGCAGGTCGAAGCCGCGGCCGATAGCGCGCGCGTGAATCTGCAGATCAAAATCGACGAGGGCAAAAAAGTTCAAATCAAAGCCATCACCTTTCACGGCAATCACGCGTTCTCCGACGGCAAGCTGCGCAAGCAGTTGAAAAAAACCAAACAGGATTCCTGGCTGCGCGGCGGCGATTTTGACGAAAAGAAATATCGTGAAGATATCGACAAGCTGGTGCAATTCTATCGCGCCGAGGGTTATCGTGACGCCGAATTTCTGGGAGACTCGCTTTATTACGGTCCCGACAAGAAGAACATGTTCATTGACATCTGGGTGAATGAGGGAGCGAAGTATTACATCGGGGATATTACGTGGGAAGGCAACAAGCTTTTTCCGGATAAATTGCTGGCAGCGATGCTGGGTTTTCAAAGCGGCGACCTGTACAATGCGACGAAATTGCAGAAGGCCGTCAGCGAGCGCCTGGGCAGCTTGTATTACGATTCCGGCTATATATTCGCCACGGTCAATCCAGTTGAGAAGCCCGTCGATAGCGCCAGGGTCGATTTGCATTTTCTCATCACCGAAGGCAACGCGGTGACGATCAACAAGATTCGCATTACCGGCAACACCAAGACGAAGGAAAAAGTCATCCGCCGCGAATTGTATTTGCGCCCCGGCGACACCTTCAGCCGCGAGGCGCTCATGCGCAGCCAGCGCGAAGTTTTTGTTTTGAATTATTTCGCTGACGTCAAGCCCGATGTGCAGCCGATCAGCGACGAGAAAGTCGACGTGTCGCTGGAGGTGACGGAGAAGTCCACCGACACCGCCAACATGAGCGCCGGCTGGAGCGAACGCGACAAGTTGATCGGCTCGATTGGCCTCGCCTTCAACAATTTCCGCGGCAGCGGCCAGCGTTTGTCGTTTGACTGGAATTTCGGCCGGTTTTATCGCTCGTTTCAGATCGGCTTCACGGAACCCTGGCTGTTCGACACGCCGACGCTGGCCGGCATCAATATTTTTGATACCAAGCGCGCCGAAGGCTACGGCTACGAATTTTCGCAGCGCAGCCGCGGTGGCTCAATTCAGGTCGGGCGCCGTCTGCGCTGGCCGGATAATTATTTCCGCACCGACTGGATTTATCGTTTGCAGAGCGTTGAGTACGGCAATTTTGTCGGCTCACTCGCCGATCCCGAAACCCGCAAGCGATTTGGTTTTGATGAAGGCAACCTGATTTCAAGCTCGATCACGCACATTTTCACCCGCAACAGCTTAAACCGTCCGGAATTTCCAACGGCCGGTTCACGGGTTTCCTTGTCCACGGAATTCTCCGGCGGGCCGCTGCAAGGCAACGTCGGTTTTCATAAACATATTTTGCAAGCAGATTGGTTTCTGCCGACCTTTGGCGGTTTGGTGTGGTTTCCGAATTTCCAAATGGGCTACATGGATCGCCTCACCCAAAACAGTCGCATCCCGTATCTCGAATACTTTTTCATGGGCGGTGAGGGCTTGTCGAACTCGATACCGTTGCGCGGCTATGAAGATCCCCTGCGTGGCCGTTTGACCGGCGCTGATCAGGTGATGATGAAATTCGGCCTGGAATTGCGTGTGCCGATTGCGCCCAACCCCACGGTGTTCGGTCTGCTGTTTGCCGAAGCCGGCAACACCTGGCCGAATCTGGCAGCGACCAATCCGTTCGAGGCGACGCACGTCGAGAGAGGCCGGGTGTTGGGCTTGCGGCGATCAATCGGCATCGGTGCACGAATTTTTATGCCGCTGCTCGGCATCATCGGTTTTGATTACGCCTATGGCTTCGACAACCTCGAGTTTGACGCAGCAGACCGGCCCACCGGCCGGCTGCAGGGGGCGTGGAAGCCGCATTTTATTTTTGGACGCAGTTTCTAA
- a CDS encoding OmpH family outer membrane protein, translating to MKTFQSWLGIVLAAIVLFGAHSASAQLKVGYIDSQKILEKYKEAQDAQRQLQDLNRRWEDEARKMEKELQSKLEELESQALLLSEERKKEKQTELQNLNIRLQQFQQDKWGNQGEVFTKRAELMQPVIDKINAVIKKVGSEEKFDYIFDVVNGNILHVSDSQPNLTEKVLEELNKGVATTKPASSTATKPPAATPKPKN from the coding sequence GTGAAAACTTTTCAAAGTTGGCTTGGCATCGTTCTGGCCGCGATCGTGCTTTTCGGCGCCCATTCTGCTTCAGCGCAGTTGAAAGTGGGCTACATTGACTCGCAAAAAATTTTGGAAAAATACAAGGAAGCGCAAGACGCGCAGAGGCAACTTCAAGATCTCAATCGCCGCTGGGAAGATGAAGCCAGAAAAATGGAGAAGGAATTGCAAAGCAAGCTGGAAGAGCTTGAGTCGCAGGCGCTGCTGTTGAGCGAAGAGCGCAAAAAGGAAAAACAAACCGAGCTGCAAAATCTGAACATTCGCTTGCAGCAATTTCAACAGGATAAATGGGGCAACCAGGGCGAAGTCTTCACCAAGCGCGCCGAGCTGATGCAGCCGGTGATCGACAAGATCAACGCCGTGATTAAAAAAGTCGGCTCGGAGGAAAAATTCGATTATATCTTTGACGTCGTCAACGGCAACATTCTCCACGTCAGCGATTCGCAACCGAATCTGACAGAAAAAGTTTTGGAAGAGCTGAACAAGGGTGTTGCCACGACGAAGCCGGCCAGCAGCACCGCGACAAAACCCCCGGCGGCGACACCGAAGCCGAAGAACTAG
- the lpxD gene encoding UDP-3-O-(3-hydroxymyristoyl)glucosamine N-acyltransferase, producing MRLTAAEIARVIAGRVEGDAAVIITGLAPIDQARPGDLTFVAQPRYFSYIDKTPAAAVLVDQNYSPPSANGVVLIRVDNPYFAFLQIAKNFFQPPASWTGVHPTAIVGEKARLGKNVVIGPHAILEPECEIGDDVRIGALCSIGRGAQIGNRVVLFPQVHVAHGVQVGNDVIIQAGSVIGSDGFGYVKHEGAYHKIPHIGTVVLEDGVEIGANCTIDRGTFGETRIRRGTKLDNLVHIAHNVGVGEHTVIAAQTGVSGSTKIGNRVTIAGQVGFVGHIEIGDDTTFGAQAGVTKSIPPGITVSGYPAREHSLARKEEAARRRLPQLLKRVRALENAVKKIAPEALEKIDDSDG from the coding sequence TTGCGACTTACGGCGGCAGAGATCGCGCGTGTCATTGCCGGACGCGTCGAAGGTGATGCCGCCGTTATCATTACGGGCCTTGCGCCGATCGATCAAGCGCGGCCGGGCGATTTGACGTTTGTCGCTCAGCCGCGTTATTTTTCTTATATCGACAAGACTCCGGCCGCGGCGGTTTTGGTCGATCAGAATTATTCGCCGCCGTCAGCCAACGGTGTCGTGCTCATTCGCGTCGACAATCCGTATTTTGCTTTTTTGCAAATTGCGAAAAACTTTTTTCAGCCGCCGGCATCATGGACCGGCGTGCACCCCACCGCCATCGTCGGCGAAAAAGCTCGCCTCGGCAAGAACGTGGTGATCGGCCCGCACGCGATTCTCGAGCCCGAATGTGAAATTGGCGATGACGTTCGTATCGGCGCGCTGTGTTCCATCGGGCGCGGCGCGCAAATCGGAAATCGCGTCGTGCTTTTTCCGCAGGTGCACGTGGCGCACGGCGTGCAAGTCGGCAACGACGTCATCATTCAAGCCGGTTCGGTGATCGGCTCGGATGGATTCGGTTACGTCAAGCACGAAGGCGCGTATCACAAAATTCCTCATATCGGCACCGTCGTGCTCGAAGACGGCGTCGAAATCGGCGCGAACTGCACGATTGATCGCGGCACGTTCGGCGAGACGCGCATTCGCCGCGGCACCAAACTCGATAACCTCGTGCACATTGCCCATAACGTCGGGGTCGGCGAGCACACCGTGATCGCCGCGCAAACCGGCGTTTCCGGCAGCACAAAAATCGGCAACCGCGTGACGATTGCGGGCCAGGTCGGTTTTGTCGGCCATATCGAAATTGGCGACGACACCACGTTTGGCGCGCAAGCCGGCGTCACCAAGTCCATACCGCCGGGGATCACGGTTTCCGGCTATCCGGCACGCGAACACTCTTTGGCGCGCAAAGAAGAAGCCGCGCGCCGCCGCCTGCCACAGTTGCTCAAACGCGTGCGGGCGTTGGAAAACGCCGTGAAGAAAATCGCGCCGGAGGCATTGGAGAAAATTGATGATTCGGATGGTTGA
- a CDS encoding bifunctional UDP-3-O-[3-hydroxymyristoyl] N-acetylglucosamine deacetylase/3-hydroxyacyl-ACP dehydratase — protein sequence MLEKQRTITKAVSISGVGLHTGNPTNMTFHPAPPNNGIIFRRLDLPDSPQVKADIDNVIDISRGTTIAKGEAVVHTVEHVLAAVAGLMIDNVIIDLDANEPPVMDGSALPFVQVLKQGGIVEQDSPRDYIVIDKTIVYSEEKRGVDIVVFPSDEFRITFLIDYHNSALATQYTAIYSLKGEFENEFAPARTFCFLSEVEPLLQQGLIKGGNLDNAIVFIDRKIEENEVGRLKQLFKITGDDVKIGLNGILNGKELRFKNEPVRHKALDLLGDLALLGMPLKAHVQAARSGHAANVELVKRIRKEYQKIQITSKYQGGRKGDFVLDSQAILKILPHRYPFIMVDRILDLIPQERVVGIKNVTINEPFFQGHFPDHPIMPGVLILEAMAQVGGVLLLNTESNPEDKLVYFTGLDKVKFRKPVRPGDQVRFEVEMLKYRQSLCKMAGKAFVANELVCEAELSAAVVNRT from the coding sequence ATGCTCGAAAAACAACGCACGATAACAAAAGCAGTTTCCATTTCCGGCGTCGGCTTGCACACCGGCAATCCGACCAACATGACGTTTCATCCGGCGCCGCCGAACAACGGCATTATTTTTAGACGCCTCGACCTGCCCGATTCCCCCCAGGTGAAGGCCGATATTGATAATGTCATTGATATCTCACGCGGCACCACCATTGCCAAGGGGGAGGCGGTTGTGCACACCGTCGAACACGTTCTCGCGGCGGTGGCCGGATTGATGATTGATAATGTCATCATTGATTTGGATGCCAACGAGCCGCCGGTGATGGATGGCAGCGCCCTGCCGTTCGTGCAGGTTTTGAAGCAAGGCGGCATCGTCGAACAAGATTCGCCGCGCGATTATATCGTCATCGACAAAACCATTGTTTATTCCGAAGAAAAACGCGGCGTCGACATCGTGGTGTTCCCCTCGGATGAATTTCGCATCACGTTTCTCATTGATTATCACAACAGCGCGCTGGCGACGCAATACACCGCCATCTACTCTTTGAAGGGCGAATTTGAAAACGAATTTGCCCCGGCGCGCACCTTTTGTTTTCTTTCCGAAGTCGAGCCGCTGTTGCAGCAGGGATTGATTAAAGGCGGCAATTTGGACAATGCGATTGTGTTTATCGACCGCAAAATCGAAGAGAACGAAGTGGGCCGACTGAAACAGCTTTTCAAAATAACCGGCGACGATGTCAAAATCGGCCTGAACGGCATTTTGAACGGCAAGGAGCTGCGCTTCAAAAATGAGCCGGTGCGACACAAGGCGCTGGATTTGCTCGGCGATCTGGCGCTGCTCGGCATGCCGTTGAAGGCCCATGTGCAAGCGGCGCGCTCCGGCCACGCCGCCAATGTCGAATTGGTCAAGCGCATCCGCAAAGAATATCAAAAAATTCAAATTACTTCGAAATACCAGGGCGGGCGCAAAGGCGATTTCGTGCTGGATTCGCAGGCGATTTTGAAGATTCTGCCGCATCGTTATCCGTTCATTATGGTGGATCGCATCCTCGATTTGATTCCGCAGGAGCGCGTGGTCGGCATCAAGAATGTCACCATCAACGAGCCGTTTTTTCAAGGGCATTTTCCCGATCATCCGATCATGCCCGGGGTGTTGATTCTCGAAGCGATGGCGCAAGTCGGCGGCGTGTTGTTGTTGAACACCGAATCCAATCCCGAAGACAAATTGGTTTATTTTACCGGCCTGGACAAAGTCAAATTTCGCAAGCCGGTTCGTCCTGGCGACCAGGTTCGTTTCGAGGTGGAAATGTTGAAGTACCGTCAATCGCTTTGCAAGATGGCCGGCAAAGCGTTCGTCGCCAATGAGCTCGTCTGCGAAGCCGAGTTGTCGGCGGCGGTGGTCAATCGAACTTGA
- the lpxA gene encoding acyl-ACP--UDP-N-acetylglucosamine O-acyltransferase, which produces MPTGNDIMPFDSTDSNAIVVHPTAIVDPKAELETGITIGPYCVIEANVRIGKNCRIGPHVHMASGTRLGADCRVFTGAALGNPPQDLKFGGEETTLEIGERTTIREFATLNRGTKDHWKTVVGSDCLLMAYSHVAHDCVVGNHCILANSVNLAGHVVIEDWASLGGMVPVHQFVRIGQHSFVGGAFRVVKDIPPYILAVGEPMTFGGLNSVGLSRRGFSEQAILALKRAYKVLYKSKLNVSQAVRRIREECELTPEVQNVLAFIEKSERGIIG; this is translated from the coding sequence ATGCCAACTGGCAACGACATCATGCCTTTCGACTCGACGGATTCCAACGCGATTGTTGTTCATCCGACGGCCATTGTTGATCCCAAGGCCGAGCTTGAAACCGGCATCACCATCGGCCCATATTGCGTGATTGAGGCCAATGTTCGCATCGGCAAAAACTGCCGCATTGGCCCGCACGTGCACATGGCCTCCGGCACGAGACTCGGCGCAGACTGCCGCGTCTTCACTGGCGCCGCCCTCGGCAACCCGCCGCAGGATTTGAAATTTGGCGGCGAAGAGACGACGCTCGAAATCGGCGAGCGCACGACGATTCGCGAGTTTGCCACGCTCAACCGCGGCACCAAAGATCATTGGAAAACCGTTGTCGGCAGCGATTGTTTGCTGATGGCCTATTCGCATGTCGCGCATGATTGCGTCGTCGGCAATCATTGCATTCTCGCCAATTCCGTCAATCTCGCCGGCCACGTTGTCATCGAAGACTGGGCCAGTCTCGGCGGCATGGTGCCGGTGCATCAATTCGTTCGCATCGGCCAGCACAGCTTTGTTGGCGGCGCTTTTCGCGTCGTCAAAGATATTCCGCCGTATATTCTGGCCGTCGGTGAGCCGATGACTTTTGGCGGTTTGAATTCGGTTGGATTGAGCCGCCGGGGCTTTTCGGAACAGGCGATCCTGGCGCTCAAGCGCGCCTATAAAGTGCTCTACAAATCAAAGCTCAATGTCAGCCAGGCCGTGCGGCGCATTCGCGAAGAATGCGAGCTGACGCCGGAAGTGCAGAACGTGCTGGCGTTTATTGAGAAGAGTGAGCGGGGGATTATTGGGTGA
- a CDS encoding type II toxin-antitoxin system HicB family antitoxin, which translates to MKKRFSRTNGRSSKALTRYNFSATVWAEGKYYVSKCPELGVTSFGTTPETALQKLGEAVELYLENARLLGMLTHLSPVLKSKHRFVTMMEVAV; encoded by the coding sequence TTGAAAAAGCGTTTTTCTAGAACCAACGGACGTTCGTCTAAAGCTCTTACACGCTATAATTTCAGCGCAACCGTTTGGGCCGAAGGCAAATATTATGTTTCTAAATGCCCGGAGTTGGGCGTGACAAGTTTTGGCACAACACCGGAAACGGCTTTACAAAAATTGGGCGAAGCGGTTGAATTGTATTTGGAAAATGCTCGGCTGCTTGGAATGCTGACCCATCTATCCCCGGTGTTAAAATCTAAACATCGTTTTGTGACGATGATGGAGGTTGCTGTTTAG
- a CDS encoding type II toxin-antitoxin system HicA family toxin: MRKAGFEFAPKRGKCSHTAMVRQRHGEPTRLVIIPKAKDLPRGTLMGILFQAGLTTEEFLNLL; the protein is encoded by the coding sequence TTGCGTAAAGCTGGGTTTGAATTCGCTCCGAAAAGAGGCAAGTGTAGTCATACCGCTATGGTGCGGCAAAGACATGGCGAGCCAACCCGACTGGTGATTATTCCGAAAGCCAAAGATTTGCCGCGAGGCACTTTAATGGGGATTTTGTTTCAAGCTGGATTGACAACTGAAGAATTTTTAAACTTACTTTAA
- a CDS encoding DUF2442 domain-containing protein — protein MNPRVKSVEPNSDYTVTLTFTNGEIKSFDVKPYLNKGIFQELKDLRLFNSVKPFLGSIQWKNGQDLCPDTLYLESVPISHLAASGSGKPMTEEVL, from the coding sequence ATGAACCCCAGAGTTAAAAGTGTCGAACCAAACTCGGATTATACAGTAACGCTGACTTTTACCAATGGGGAAATCAAGTCTTTTGACGTGAAGCCTTATTTAAATAAAGGTATATTTCAAGAGTTGAAAGATTTGCGCTTATTTAATTCCGTTAAGCCTTTTCTGGGAAGTATTCAATGGAAGAACGGCCAAGATCTTTGCCCGGATACATTATATTTGGAAAGTGTGCCAATATCTCATCTCGCCGCTTCTGGAAGCGGCAAGCCGATGACCGAGGAAGTTTTATAA